The following nucleotide sequence is from Primulina tabacum isolate GXHZ01 chromosome 2, ASM2559414v2, whole genome shotgun sequence.
TGGCAATCCTGCACATCATGCTCACCCCCACACTTATCACagaaaattttgggattattcactgtgcaagttttgctcgatcaactATCGGCTAATCACATCCTGAACAAGATACCCCACAAGAAAAATGACAATCACCTTACAAATTGTGGAAATATCATAAGCCTTCCTACAAGTACCTTAAAGTGTCGGGGTGTCTAGCTAAGGTTGAAATACCAAAGCCTAAACAAGAGCGAATTGGACCAAAGACGGTCGACTGCATATTCATCGGATATGCACATAATAGTAGTGCTTATAGGTTTATAGTGCACAAATCTGAAAATGCAGAAATGAATACGGGCATGACAATTGAGTCAAGAAATGcagtattttttgaaaatatatttccttgtaaagaaaggaaagaaattGGTTCTAGCAAATGAAAACTTGAGACGGAGAATGCAGGTCAAGTACCTACTCATGATCCAACTCTAAATGAAAATGCTATACCATTGGAAGGCTCTTCAAAGGAGCTTCAGGGCTAGCCAGAGCATCTTGTATGTCCTTGGGTTCATTCTCCAACATAAAAGTATGGAAGTTTGGACCAAAGGACCTAGGAGAGCATCAATGCAAAAtaagaaatattaaaaaataccaaagcaaaaaaaatttataagttAGTAAATGAAATCAAACATTAACAAATTACAAGActaaaatataaaacatattaatttaaattaaaattgcaattttttatttataagatAAACAAAATGATTGTACCAACACCTAAATTTGACCTAGTTTCTGTCACATAGGAATGTTGCAGACAAATAGACAAAGATATTAATGAGACAGATGTATTCATTTGAcaaatgaaatttgaaaaagaaGACGTGTTTTTTCTTACACGGTTTCACGCCTCGAAATTCGACTACAAATAGGTGTCTCATTCCTTCATTTCAAAGTAtccattcttcgagttttctctcatcttatatcatttgaatgctTAGTCCTATAATATTTAAgatgtgttttgttctcctgtattaagaaagtgtgtgttctctttgaaaaCGCGGTGAGAgggttgtacaccataaaatattatagtggaattcttttcatcttgtccGTTGTTTTTactctaataatttttaggagtTTTCCATGTAAATCTTGGTGTtcattttatactttattttcatattattatatcaaGTTGCCAAACGTGGAACCAACAAGTTGTATCAGAGCctttgtttaaaatttcttaagaTTTTGAGtttgctctgtggttgcagcctagactgatcttccacatcagaaaagttttttttatgatttcttATTAAGGTGtgattattttgtccagtctactaaaattgttgtagcCATAATGGCAGGCAGGTACGAAATGACAAAGTTCAATgaaagcaattttatgctgtggaaaacaaagatacaagcagttttaagaaaagaGAATTGCTTGAAGACTATTGGAGATGGACCGAAGAAAATTACGGGCAGTGGAAAGtgaaatgagatgaatgataatgttgttaTCAATCTACATTTGGCAATAATAGACGAAgtattgtcaagtatctctgagataaaaatagcaaaagttatctgggatactctgacaaagatgtataaGGTTAAGttgctacacaacatgatttttttaaagagagggctttatactcttcggatggcagaatcctcatcgatgactgACCATATCAACaaactaaatactctatttttccaactcacttccatgtggcataaaataaaagaaaatggacgtgtggagcttctacttcaacaTCTACCAGATTCAtgtgatcaacttatcatcaacataaccaattcttatgggctttctaaaatTCGACGTTGTCTTAATTGCGGTTCTCGAAGAAGAAAGCcgacgcaagaataaggaagatagtttggtaacttcgaagcagTCGGAGGCTTTGTCGATGATAATAGAAAGATTTATGGACcatgactccagtgggagccaaagacgaggtagatcaaaaTCGAGaagtaaaaaagaaaaatatttactgctttaaatgtggaggTAAATGGCACTTCAaaaaagagtgtacgagtatcgagaagaattctcaaggaaatgtggccagtattCCAGACaatggtgaaatattattcagcgaaacGGCAATAGTTGTAGAAGGcatgcacaaattttgtgacacatggattaggGATTCAGGAGCGACATGGCATATGACGTcacggagagaatggtttgatcattatgaaccagtctcaagAGGATCTATATtaatgggaaatgatcatgccttgaaaaTCGCAAGGGTTggtactatcaaaataaaaatatttgattgcaccattcgcaccatagaTGAGGTACAACATGTGAAGGGACTGACggaaaatcttttgtccttcgggcaattggatgatattgggtgcaaaactcgtatcgagaatgagatcatgaaaattgtgaagggcgccgttgtggttatgaaggcagAAGAAGTTGTTGAACATCTATATGTaattttgggagaaacacacaaagaagctgaactagctgttgcatctattggttcaggagaaaaatcaacagtgttatggcatataaagctcgggcatatgtcagaacgagggttgaaaattctctcagaacgaaAACTGTTGTCGGAACATAAAAAATTTTCACTACcttttgtgagcattgtgttaCCAGTAGAAAACACAGATTAAATTTTGGCATTTCTACTGCTAgaagcaaaagcatattggagctgatccctaggaggagcgaggtACTTTGTcttgttcattgatgatttctctaggagattttgggtgtatccaatcaagaagagaTCAGATATTTTCcaagtcttcaaagatttcaaagcgcgggttgaacttgattatgaaagaaaatcaagtgtttgaggactgaaaatggaggagaatatatcagtgacgagtttgatgcattttgtcaacatgaggACATCAAAAGATAATTTACGACgacttacacacctcaacagaatggagtggcggaaTGGATTAACATAAACTTGTTGGACAAAACAAAAGTTATGTTGAGTACTGTGGGTCTAGACAAATCATTTTGGAAGGAAGCAGTCAAAActacttgttatattatcaatcgttctccatCAGTCGCGATTGATCTAAAGACTTCGATGGAGACGTGGATCTagaagccgacagattattctcatttgcatacatttgaaaGTCTTGTGTACGTTCTATACAATGAGTaagaaagatcaaagttggcaaaatccagaaaatgtatcttcttgggttatgctgatggagtaaaggggtttcgcttgtggaatcttactgttcacaagcttatCATCAGTAGGGATGTTaacttcgaggaagataaagtaaagagAGACAAAAGCACAATGAATTCAGAAACAactatatttcaggtggaaaataagccGAACGAAAGTCAAATTTCTTGTGAAACAATACCAGAGcatgaagaacaagaacatgttaaGTCTGAGGTTTTCAATGTGAAGCAATCAACCCGAGACAGAAGATCACCAGtttgtctttcagattatgtcactgaaagcaatattgcacaatgtctattatcagaggatggtgagtcATCGAGTtttcacgaggctactcaaagctcgaaTATATCCTTGTGGAttatagcaatgcaagaagagtttgAGGCATTAGACAAGAATAACACTTAAGATCTTGTTACATTACCACCAGGGAGGAAAGTCATTGGAAatagatgggtctataagatcaagcatgatgacaataaccaagtggagctgtatcgtgctagattggtggcaAAATaatatgctcagaaagaaggcattgatttcaatgagatattttcttcgGTGGTTCGGCTTGCAACAGTCAGAGTAATGTTGCATTGTGTGCTGTGTTTGAcatacatctagaacagctagatgtgaaaacaggatttcttcatggagatcttgaagaagaaatctatatgcttcgGCCTTAAGGTTTTGcagaaaaaggcaaagagaacttggtttgcaggttgaaaaaatctctgtacggtcttaaacaggcgccgaggtgttggtacaagagatttgattcctatatcatgagccctggttacaacagactgagtgcagaccaTTGTAattatttcaagaggtctgatgatgattatatcatttttctaTTGTATGTGAACGATATGTTGGTAGCCCCCAACAAAAATCAGGTCCAAtaattgaaggcacagttggctagggaatttgctATGAAGTACTTGGGACcacaaacaagattctagggatacAAGTTCATCGACAAGTAATTTTTAAGAGAGGAAACATAATGGAAACATGTACGTATCACAACCAATATCCTCCAGTTGAGCATCTGCCCGAGCACGGACTAGCCGTGAATCTGTGGTAGCATGTTTGAGCATGTAATTAGTCATAACAAATCCATTTAGTATTTGTGGCATGTCCACATGTAGGACAATAGCTTCTAAAGTCCACGTAGACCCGTGTATagatttatttattgaattaaaCTATAGACGGACTTGTGCACAGACCTAACATAGATCCATGGTCGAATCAAACAATAAACTTTCGCAAATGGCCTTCCTAATAATGCTTCAGATATATATAATACATATTCTACATATATGTATACAGACACACTCATACGAGTGCTTATCTTGTTCTCCAGCCATATTAAACCAGTAGACCAAAACTAGAACAGAGGCATCTCATTCTTCATACTTCTCTTTAAAGCGAAGCCTCAAACCCTCCATCAGTCCAAGAACCTACTGCAAAATAGTGTTTTAATTCACGTCAAGAACTTCTTACTGCTGTATGTCTCCCTCGGTTACTTGATTGTTCAAGTTGAAATTTGGCAGATATAGATTCCAAAGCTCTTAAATTAAGTATTACAACCTTTAAAATTATGTGTGGTATAATTTTGATAATGGTATTAGAGTTATTTGGTAACACGTGACTTAAAAATACCTTGTTttgattcttttatttttttaagatacCAGATTTAAGTGTGTCATAaagcatattttttattttgatttctctGGAGGATAGTGACCGTGTAGAGTGATTGATCACATTTTGATAGTTTCACATCACTCGGCCACTGTATAACAGATTAAGTTGTGTTATAAATAGGCAACATACAACAGATATTTCGTATtaaatttatatgtttatgtgcTCCTGCATCCTTACGTGGATCACCATGGCATCACGTTTGTCGACGGTGCATTGAATGAATTGTAGTTTGTTAGCGCACATCTTATTATTGTTATACTAATAGATGACTATATTGCACATGTTAGGCCATGTTCTATGTTAATCGTGTCATAAATATGTTAAATCGATTTTATTTATATGgaattatatgtgaataattatgtttATTAGGTTCTCTATTAAGTTAAATCCAAAATTAACGTGATCAGTTAAAGTTTTGACTATTGGGGTTTAATGTATCTGATAAGTTGTGGGCCTTTAATGTATAGAGATATAAAtgtaaattttgtttttatgataGACTAAAACATAATTATCAGaaaataatgatatatattatttatatatgggTCATGATACCCAGATCGTGAAGCATAACGTTCCCTATTCTCTATCCCATTAAAAAAATAGTTCAGAAGAGAAAACTAAAAGATTATCTCAAAGAAAAGAGCGcttagatctggaagatcaagaaaCATTCTAAAAAATGCAGAATTATGACTTCGGGTATGTTTTCGCTCaagttttcagtcaaattaTTAATGATTTAGTATGATGGATTATGTGGTTTATGAATTTCTCCAACAAGTTGTGTCAGAGTCACTCATGCGTGAATCATTGaaatttgtttaaaattttagatatTATTTGGTTCCAGATTTggaaaataaatttgttttaaaattttgatatgactTCAGATCTGgaaatattttagttgaaaacaaatattttaaaatttccattTTTGTAAAGAGAATTTGgttgaaaattttaaggatttCATACAAGACTTCGATTTTTGTCCAATttttattaacaaaaaaatattttaaaaaaaatgaaaattttggttaaaattttTCACCAAAATCGACATATGGTACGCCCAAACAGACGTAGATGCACAGAGACAACTTTTCGAGGCGCCCATGCTCGTCCAGGTCTGTCCATGCAGTCGCAAGCGCGTATGGGCGTTATTTTTGGGTCCCCCAGCGCACCCATGATATCTGGGCCGAAGTAGACATGCGATTTCGGGCCGTACTGATTTCGTGAATTTTTTTACGGTTCAGGTTTATGGTTAAATGTTCaattatcaaataataataaggttttatgtatttaaaattgattgattgaaatgaaatgTCGCCAATGTTATCTTTTTgtggaaattaattttattttaaaatacaaaaagattttggaatatatgatttatataaatattaatcGGCTCAAAAGaatgttaatatttaatataattatatatgcaCTTGTGGTGGTAAACATGTGATAATTGGTAGGTTTGTCATTTGACCAAAAGAAAAGTTGTTATTTGATATTATAGTTACTATCAGTCTTTGACTGTTACGTCAGGATATCAAATACCAGTTAATCTTTTGTCCAAAGATAAAACATTATTGGAGTGCTAAGTATCTTGTTTCTGgtgtttaaattatttgaatttattgattgTCTTATCTGGATATTTGGTTGAGCGtgtatatttgatttttttgttctCTATTTAGATTTGACTCATGTAAATATTCATTTCAACATAAATTATATCCCTATGTTAAATGACTCGAATTTTAAATCTTGgcaagagaatttattgatagtTCTCGGAGTCATGGATTTGGACCTTGCGATAAGATGGGAGAGGTCGAATCGCATGtgtatgatgattatgaagaggGCTATTCCAGAAACATTCAGGTGCATAAAGTCGAGTGACATTGCTACGGCTAAGGATTTTCTTCAGAACCTCGAAAAGAGGTTATCTAAAAATGAAAATTCTGAAATTGGTAAACTTTTAGCAAGCCTCGTTCCAATGAGGTACAAAGGCAAGGAAAACATTGGGGAGTACATTATGGAAATGTCTCATCTTGCTTCAAGATTGAAAACACTAAAGCCTGACCTTGACTTGCTGGT
It contains:
- the LOC142537564 gene encoding uncharacterized protein LOC142537564 produces the protein MDLDLAIRWERSNRMCMMIMKRAIPETFRCIKSSDIATAKDFLQNLEKRLSKNENSEIGKLLASLVPMRYKGKENIGEYIMEMSHLASRLKTLKPDLDLLVHLVLISLHPQFNQFNVSYNCQKETWSLNELISHCVQEEKKLK